One segment of Corynebacterium caspium DSM 44850 DNA contains the following:
- a CDS encoding polyadenylate-specific 3'-exoribonuclease AS — MRFFYDTEFIEDGRTIELVSIGVIAEDGREYYAVSAEFDPQLANNWVRQNVLDKLPNPSASVWKSKAQIREELIEFLTTPSDSSDKYSPGVELWAWVAGYDHVVLAQLWGDMSALPRIIPRYTRELKQYWEMAGQPELPRGPVGSHDALVDARYNLVKFKTCMAALPLSNSNKVLL; from the coding sequence GTGCGCTTTTTTTATGACACTGAATTCATCGAAGACGGACGCACTATAGAGCTGGTATCTATTGGCGTGATTGCTGAAGATGGGCGTGAGTACTACGCCGTTTCCGCCGAATTTGACCCACAATTAGCTAATAATTGGGTGCGTCAAAACGTATTAGATAAATTGCCTAATCCTAGTGCTTCGGTGTGGAAATCTAAGGCTCAGATTCGAGAAGAACTCATAGAATTTCTCACCACGCCCTCTGATTCCAGCGATAAATACAGTCCTGGGGTGGAATTATGGGCTTGGGTAGCAGGATATGATCACGTAGTTTTAGCACAACTCTGGGGCGATATGTCCGCCCTGCCGCGGATCATTCCGCGATATACTCGAGAGCTGAAACAATATTGGGAAATGGCTGGTCAACCGGAATTACCTCGCGGTCCAGTGGGAAGCCATGATGCCCTTGTTGATGCCCGATATAACCTAGTTAAATTCAAAACATGCATGGCTGCTTTACCTCTTTCGAACTCCAATAAAGTATTGCTCTAA